The Punica granatum isolate Tunisia-2019 chromosome 4, ASM765513v2, whole genome shotgun sequence genome has a window encoding:
- the LOC116202222 gene encoding pentatricopeptide repeat-containing protein At3g29290 isoform X1 gives MVECLKNPVCYSRSSCPRCCCCYSIVPKSRPSEVLHKVYMIPITKLRASCFSSPKLDSYVLVKSVANDNVEHGFMDGELDGGKVLSEESEGSERVFTLLRDAKGGDVDSPSAVHTELVCMSHSGMHFLEETDEEVLSERVLVLSRTNKVRSAFILYKSMELSGLYPNKHACNSLLSCLLRRGLLDDALKVFKSMRSKGASTGYSYSLILKAVADAQGCDSSLKMFMEFERGNSSVKVFDAVVYNTMISICGRTDNWMQCEKLWESMKENGHKGTAITYSLLVSIFVRCGQNELALQAYHEMVQRGLKPGNDVLQAVMKACTKEGKWELALSVFETMLANGQRPNLISCNALMNCLGKAGEVGQAFKVYDIMRRFGHEPDGYTLNALVGALYRANRPSDALRLFDSVSREKGFHPNLHVYNTALMSCSKLRSWDRAVQILWQMEASWLSVPVASYNLVIATCEVARKPKVALQVYQHMIDKNCSPDTFTNQSILRSCIWGSLWDKVEEILKGALDASLYNTAIQGMCLRGKIDLAKTLYRKMREKGFKPDGKTRALMLQKLTRN, from the exons ATGGTGGAATGCTTGAAGAATCCGGTTTGCTATTCGAGGAGTTCCTGCCCTCGTTGCTGCTGTTGCTATAGTATTGTTCCGAAGTCAAGACCAAGCGAAGTCCTGCACAAAGTGTACATGATTCCCATCACTAAGCTTAGAGCGTCCTGTTTCAGTTCACCAAAATTGGACAGCTATGTCCTAGTAAAGTCTGTTGCTAATGATAATGTTGAACATGGATTTATGGACGGTGAACTGGATGGGGGCAAGGTGCTTTCAGAGGAAAGTGAGGGGTCGGAGAGAGTATTCACTCTTTTGAGAGATGCAAAAGGTGGAGATGTTGATAGTCCTTCGGCGGTGCATACAGAATTGGTCTGTATGAGCCACAGCGGGATGCATTTTCTCGAGGAGACAGATGAGGAAGTGTTATCGGAGCGGGTTTTAGTGCTTAGTAGAACGAACAAAGTCAGAAGTGCTTTTATATTGTATAAGTCTATGGAATTGTCGGGTCTTTATCCTAACAAACATGCCTGCAACTCGTTGTTGTCCTGTCTCCTGAGGCGAGGGCTGCTCGATGATGCCTTGAAAGTTTTCAAATCCATGCGATCGAAAGGTGCTTCTACAGGATATAGTTATAGTCTGATACTAAAGGCAGTTGCAGATGCCCAAGGTTGTGATTCGTCTCTCAAAATGTTTATGGAATTTGAACGGGGAAACAGTTCAGTGAAGGTATTTGATGCAGTTGTTTATAACACAATGATCTCAATTTGTGGTAGGACAGACAATTGGATGCAGTGCGAGAAACTGTGGGAGAGTATGAAGGAAAATGGCCACAAAGGAACTGCAATCACTTATTCTCTACTAGTCAGCATATTTGTTCGTTGCGGTCAAAATGAACTTGCCCTGCAAGCTTACCATGAGATGGTTCAGCGTGGATTAAAACCGGGAAATGATGTTTTGCAGGCAGTAATGAAAGCTTGCACGAAAGAAGGGAAGTGGGAATTAGCATTAAGTGTATTTGAGACTATGTTGGCTAATGGCCAGCGCCCGAATTTGATCAGTTGCAATGCCCTTATGAACTGTCTAGGGAAAGCTGGAGAGGTGGGTCAAGCCTTCAAGGTCTACGACATAATGAGAAGGTTTGGTCATGAGCCAGATGGTTACACATTGAATGCATTAGTCGGTGCCTTATATCGGGCGAACCGACCCTCTGATGCTCTACGACTCTTTGACAGTGTATCAAGAGAGAAAGGGTTTCACCCAAACTTGCATGTTTACAACACCGCTTTAATGTCGTGTTCTAAGCTAAGATCATGGGACAGAGCTGTACAAATTCTATGGCAAATGGAGGCTTCTTGGTTATCTGTCCCAGTAGCATCTTACAACCTCGTTATAGCTACCTGTGAGGTTGCAAGGAAGCCAAAAGTTGCGCTTCAAGTTTATCAGCACATGATTGACAAGAATTGCAGCCCCGACACATTTACTAATCAATCAATCCTAAGAAGTTGCATTTGGGGATCTCTCTGGGATAAAGTGGAGGAAATTTTGAAG GGTGCGCTGGATGCGTCTTTGTATAATACTGCAATTCAGGGGATGTGCTTGAGAGGCAAGATTGATTTGGCGAAGACCTTGTACAGGAAAATGCGAGAGAAAGGTTTCAAACCCGATGGAAAAACACGGGCATTGATGCTTCAGAAGTTAACAAGAAACTAA
- the LOC116202222 gene encoding pentatricopeptide repeat-containing protein At3g29290 isoform X2 yields MVECLKNPVCYSRSSCPRCCCCYSIVPKSRPSEVLHKVYMIPITKLRASCFSSPKLDSYVLVKSVANDNVEHGFMDGELDGGKVLSEESEGSERVFTLLRDAKGGDVDSPSAVHTELVCMSHSGMHFLEETDEEVLSERVLVLSRTNKVRSAFILYKSMELSGLYPNKHACNSLLSCLLRRGLLDDALKVFKSMRSKGASTGYSYSLILKAVADAQDNWMQCEKLWESMKENGHKGTAITYSLLVSIFVRCGQNELALQAYHEMVQRGLKPGNDVLQAVMKACTKEGKWELALSVFETMLANGQRPNLISCNALMNCLGKAGEVGQAFKVYDIMRRFGHEPDGYTLNALVGALYRANRPSDALRLFDSVSREKGFHPNLHVYNTALMSCSKLRSWDRAVQILWQMEASWLSVPVASYNLVIATCEVARKPKVALQVYQHMIDKNCSPDTFTNQSILRSCIWGSLWDKVEEILKGALDASLYNTAIQGMCLRGKIDLAKTLYRKMREKGFKPDGKTRALMLQKLTRN; encoded by the exons ATGGTGGAATGCTTGAAGAATCCGGTTTGCTATTCGAGGAGTTCCTGCCCTCGTTGCTGCTGTTGCTATAGTATTGTTCCGAAGTCAAGACCAAGCGAAGTCCTGCACAAAGTGTACATGATTCCCATCACTAAGCTTAGAGCGTCCTGTTTCAGTTCACCAAAATTGGACAGCTATGTCCTAGTAAAGTCTGTTGCTAATGATAATGTTGAACATGGATTTATGGACGGTGAACTGGATGGGGGCAAGGTGCTTTCAGAGGAAAGTGAGGGGTCGGAGAGAGTATTCACTCTTTTGAGAGATGCAAAAGGTGGAGATGTTGATAGTCCTTCGGCGGTGCATACAGAATTGGTCTGTATGAGCCACAGCGGGATGCATTTTCTCGAGGAGACAGATGAGGAAGTGTTATCGGAGCGGGTTTTAGTGCTTAGTAGAACGAACAAAGTCAGAAGTGCTTTTATATTGTATAAGTCTATGGAATTGTCGGGTCTTTATCCTAACAAACATGCCTGCAACTCGTTGTTGTCCTGTCTCCTGAGGCGAGGGCTGCTCGATGATGCCTTGAAAGTTTTCAAATCCATGCGATCGAAAGGTGCTTCTACAGGATATAGTTATAGTCTGATACTAAAGGCAGTTGCAGATGCCCAAG ACAATTGGATGCAGTGCGAGAAACTGTGGGAGAGTATGAAGGAAAATGGCCACAAAGGAACTGCAATCACTTATTCTCTACTAGTCAGCATATTTGTTCGTTGCGGTCAAAATGAACTTGCCCTGCAAGCTTACCATGAGATGGTTCAGCGTGGATTAAAACCGGGAAATGATGTTTTGCAGGCAGTAATGAAAGCTTGCACGAAAGAAGGGAAGTGGGAATTAGCATTAAGTGTATTTGAGACTATGTTGGCTAATGGCCAGCGCCCGAATTTGATCAGTTGCAATGCCCTTATGAACTGTCTAGGGAAAGCTGGAGAGGTGGGTCAAGCCTTCAAGGTCTACGACATAATGAGAAGGTTTGGTCATGAGCCAGATGGTTACACATTGAATGCATTAGTCGGTGCCTTATATCGGGCGAACCGACCCTCTGATGCTCTACGACTCTTTGACAGTGTATCAAGAGAGAAAGGGTTTCACCCAAACTTGCATGTTTACAACACCGCTTTAATGTCGTGTTCTAAGCTAAGATCATGGGACAGAGCTGTACAAATTCTATGGCAAATGGAGGCTTCTTGGTTATCTGTCCCAGTAGCATCTTACAACCTCGTTATAGCTACCTGTGAGGTTGCAAGGAAGCCAAAAGTTGCGCTTCAAGTTTATCAGCACATGATTGACAAGAATTGCAGCCCCGACACATTTACTAATCAATCAATCCTAAGAAGTTGCATTTGGGGATCTCTCTGGGATAAAGTGGAGGAAATTTTGAAG GGTGCGCTGGATGCGTCTTTGTATAATACTGCAATTCAGGGGATGTGCTTGAGAGGCAAGATTGATTTGGCGAAGACCTTGTACAGGAAAATGCGAGAGAAAGGTTTCAAACCCGATGGAAAAACACGGGCATTGATGCTTCAGAAGTTAACAAGAAACTAA
- the LOC116204875 gene encoding WPP domain-interacting tail-anchored protein 1 produces the protein MDSDPVPEASVSVDDVETTRSELGSSNVDDTGLVILSDGELNGDIANAQEALTRIELDLACASEKLCNLNILMMHVATKEGELEAFDSVEEGEKLFELIGKALQFDFLSGFLSSEVRELDSLLNYLKRDILDARQLIPASENLGRDFIEMEEKLCDSEKTLDRLQEQVIELLEQSDTLQKALTGLHAEETGEMEKSTGLFMNVESMDTKNKMQTAEQQRHFLRMLEKSLARELDLEKKVSESRLIEEELKLRLQSAEQEVFCLEEEMVESLERFFQADNASEVLLGISKELLGRLQILQFNLNSSAQREADLRLKLEDITEKLIVKDDAQQKLENSLKASLKEAEDKLVIANSEISALKDTVSPLERQIEESRSSGNGSQEQLNRIEDLTERLSKSEAQCKLLTEKNLELERGLAVLKGCGITPEKVNLLEKRLRESDILLQHAVASAEASEEKQKMLYSAIEDMENIIEDLKGKVSKAEHRADSAEHKCILLSETNAELNEELSFLRNKMEFLEGSLTRAEETKMTNAKDVRVRAGVMANLVMQLAMERERLHKQISSLVKDNKVLVVKLHQTSKDSGTIFGKFSSSDNNPFPAATSARDLKEEVTTESLATSNKVEENVENTSTGDQDLGDSISQLDASRRIDAGVLSFKHVVVAALILLMAAAASQFFYQ, from the exons ATGGATTCAGATCCTGTTCCCGAAGCAAGTGTCTCGGTTGATGATGTGGAAACTACTCGCTCAGAGCTTGGGTCAAGCAATGTTGATGATACCGGTCTTGTCATTTTATCTGATGGAGAGTTGAATGGAGATATAGCAAATGCACAAGAGGCTCTTACAAGGATTGAATTGGATTTGGCCTGTGCATCGGAGAAGCTATGCAATCTAAACATACTTATGATGCATGTGGCTACCAAGGAAGGTGAACTCGAAGCCTTTGATTCTGTTGAAGAGGGAGAAAAGTTGTTTGAGTTAATTGGGAAGGCTTTGCAATTCGATTTCTTGTCTGGATTTCTGAGTTCTGAGGTGAGGGAATTGGATAGTCTCCTGAATTATCTGAAAAGAGACATTCTAGATGCCCGCCAGCTGATACCTGCCAGTGAGAACCTTGGGAGAGACTTCATAGAAATGGAGGAGAAGTTGTGTGATTCCGAGAAAACTTTGGACCGATTGCAGGAGCAGGTCATTGAACTCCTTGAACAGTCTGACACACTCCAGAAGGCTCTGACGGGCTTGCATGCTGAAGAAACTG GAGAGATGGAGAAGAGCACGGGTCTTTTCATGAATGTTGAATCAATGGATACTAAGAACAAAATGCAAACTGCTGAACAGCAGAGGCATTTTTTGAGGATGCTAGAAAAATCTCTGGCGAGAGAGTTGGATCTCGAGAAGAAGGTGTCAGAGTCAAGACTTATCGAGGAGGAGCTGAAACTAAGATTACAGTCTGCAGAGCAAGAAGTATTTTGTTTGGAGGAAGAGATGGTCGAGTCTCTAGAGAGATTCTTTCAAGCAGATAATGCCTCTGAAGTCCTTCTTGGTATTTCGAAAGAATTACTAGGTCGGCTGCAAATCTTGCAGTTTAACTTGAACAGTTCTGCTCAGCGAGAGGCTGACTTAAGGTTGAAACTTGAGGATATCACTGAGAAGTTGATAGTCAAGGATGATGCTCAGCAGAAGCTTGAGAACAGCTTGAAAGCCAGTTTGAAGGAAGCTGAAGATAAGTTAGTTATTGCCAATTCTGAGATCTCTGCTCTCAAGGATACTGTCAGCCCGCTTGAGAGGCAGATCGAGGAATCTAGATCCTCTGGAAATGGAAGTCAAGAACAACTTAATCGAATTGAGGATCTGACAGAGAGATTGTCCAAATCGGAAGCCCAGTGCAAATTACTCACAGAGAAGAATCTTGAACTTGAGCGGGGGCTGGCAGTTCTCAAAGGCTGCGGAATTACTCCAGAGAAGGTCAACTTGCTTGAGAAGAGGTTGAGGGAATCAGACATTCTGTTGCAACATGCAGTGGCATCAGCCGAGGCTAGTGAAGAGAAGCAGAAGATGTTGTACTCTGCAATTGAGGATATGGAGAACATAATCGAGGATCTGAAGGGTAAGGTCTCGAAGGCTGAGCATCGGGCAGACAGTGCTGAGCACAAGTGTATTTTATTGTCTGAAACGAATGCAGAGCTAAATGAGGAACTGAGCTTTCTAAGAAATAAGATGGAATTCTTGGAGGGATCGTTGACTCGAGCAGAGGAGACGAAGATGACAAACGCAAAGGACGTTAGGGTCCGGGCTGGTGTGATGGCAAATCTGGTCATGCAACTGGCCATGGAGAGGGAGCGCCTTCATAAGCAG ATATCTTCATTAGTGAAGGACAACAAAGTTTTGGTAGTGAAGCTGCATCAAACGAGCAAGGATAGCGGAAcaatttttggaaaattctCGTCTTCTGATAATAATCCCTTTCCCGCTGCTACTTCTGCTCGAGACCTTAAGGAAGAAGTCACGACTGAGTCTTTGGCTACCTCAAACAAG GTAGAAGAGAATGTGGAGAACACGTCTACAGGTGATCAGGATCTAGGGGATTCAATCTCTCAGCTCGATGCATCGAGGAGAATTGATGCCGGAGTGCTCTCATTTAAGCACGTTGTTGTCGCAGCTCTGATCCTGTTGATGGCAGCAGCAGCTTCTCAGTTTTTCTACCAATGA